The proteins below are encoded in one region of Apium graveolens cultivar Ventura chromosome 4, ASM990537v1, whole genome shotgun sequence:
- the LOC141716789 gene encoding transcription factor MYB35, which yields MSNINLPTEKGHEKLSDCARDLYAVMQVCLFYNCTVMGRPPCCDKSNVKKGPWTPEEDAKVLAYVANHGIGNWTLVPEKAGLNRCGKSCRLRWTNYLRPDLKHDAFTPQEENHILVLHQAVGSRWSLIAKHLPGRTDNDVKNHWNTKLRKKLMKMGIDPVTHKPISHVLTDFGNISPFPNSRNHADPLNGFVNNFMPKPEASVVTTEYAIPTMLSRPMLEEVQDNHFGNNYVWENAETSFQVTNQEISSPLTSLASCHITDLSSPQSLAWQSSLLQSVQSSSSGWNDFLLSDLSLLTDLEQQEEPKAQGMVVPSSCPPVPVQNEKCENNFSEGSSSSAVDSFVDSILNQDKEMQSEFPQIFSDEYFNY from the exons ATGTCAAACATTAATTTGCCTACAGAAAAAGGACATGAAAAACTGTCTGACTGTGCTAGAGATTTGTATGCAGTAATGCAG GTGTGCTTGTTTTACAATTGTACTGTGATGGGAAGACCTCCATGTTGTGACAAGTCCAATGTAAAGAAAGGACCTTGGACCCCAGAAGAAGATGCGAAGGTACTTGCTTATGTAGCCAACCATGGGATTGGCAATTGGACCTTGGTTCCGGAGAAAGCAG GACTCAACAGATGCGGGAAGAGCTGTAGGCTCAGGTGGACTAATTACTTGAGGCCTGATCTTAAGCATGATGCTTTCACACCTCAAGAAGAAAATCACATTTTAGTCCTTCACCAAGCTGTAGGTAGCAG ATGGTCCCTAATAGCAAAACACTTGCCTGGAAGAACAGATAATGATGTCAAAAACCACTGGAACACAAAACTGCGGAAGAAGCTAATGAAGATGGGGATCGATCCTGTAACCCATAAGCCAATCTCTCATGTCCTAACAGATTTTGGAAACATCAGCCCGTTTCCCAACTCCAGAAACCATGCTGATCCACTTAATGGTTTCGTAAACAACTTTATGCCAAAACCAGAAGCATCTGTAGTCACAACAGAGTACGCAATTCCCACAATGCTCAGCAGGCCAATGCTGGAAGAAGTTCAGGACAACCACTTTGGCAACAACTATGTATGGGAGAACGCAGAAACTTCTTTCCAAGTTACTAACCAAGAAATCTCGTCTCCACTTACGTCATTAGCTTCATGTCATATTACAGACTTGAGCTCTCCTCAATCTTTAGCATGGCAATCATCTCTGCTTCAGTCAGTGCAGTCTTCTAGCTCTGGCTGGAATGACTTTCTTCTCAGCGACCTATCGCTCCTGACAGATCTAGAGCAACAAGAGGAGCCAAAGGCCCAAGGTATGGTAGTACCATCAAGCTGTCCTCCAGTTCCCGTGCAGAATGAGAAATGCGAAAACAACTTTTCAGAAGGCAGTTCATCGTCTGCGGTGGACTCATTTGTGGATTCCATCTTAAATCAAGACAAAGAGATGCAGTCTGAATTCCCTCAAATCTTCTCGGATGAATATTTTAACTACTGA
- the LOC141718673 gene encoding uncharacterized protein LOC141718673 has protein sequence MGLNDSYAVARGQVLMMSHLPTLSHAFSLINQDEKQKQGSHVPSVFLGSVSDAYSNAQKFVNTSGGFSKSFGISKSGLKCSYCHKEGHLKEQCYKLIGYPDKKKGKGKFQNPNTSTTTSTNASSGFRQLPQALNVSSLSYPQSFSGQPPMQGILQTPISASGRSQSVNSPTIEQLQSQMTQMNQMMMLMMNKQNNSSPEDHVNTMAGMVYSFHTYSFQHSTHLWIVDTGASSHMCSNRTLLTNIRFISQPYHIVLPNKHIISVTQIGTVFLAPSIILKDVLFVPDFHCNFLSVSKLTQDHACVVSFLENQCIFQDQKHQKLLATSNQFQGLYYFTHSPSSSAGIADPVASPVLSPSFFSNVTTVSPISVSKFWHMRLGHIPDNVLSHIPISVQSEPCSKKCPVCPLSKQYKIPFPKFSASVSTESFALIHMDIWGPYHIATNTGCKYFLTIVDDYTRATWVFLMPNKQQILSIFQTFVSHVAT, from the coding sequence ATGGGATTGAATGATAGTTATGCTGTGGCCAGAGGTCAAGTGTTAATGATGTCTCATTTGCCAACTTTGTCTCATGCTTTTTCTCTCATAAACCAGGATGAAAAGCAGAAGCAAGGTAGTCATGTTCCTAGTGTTTTCTTGGGTTCAGTTTCTGATGCTTATAGTAATGCACAGAAATTTGTCAATACATCTGGAGGTTTCAGTAAATCCTTTGGTATTTCTAAATCTGGATTGAAGTGCTCTTACTGTCATAAGGAAGGACATCTCAAGGAACAATGTTATAAACTCATTGGCTATCCAGACAAGAAGAAAGGAAAAGGGAAATTTCAGAATCCTAATACATCTACCACTACTTCTACTAATGCTTCTTCTGGTTTCAGGCAGTTACCTCAAGCTTTGAATGTTTCCAGTCTATCTTATCCACAGAGTTTCTCCGGACAACCACCAATGCAGGGTATTTTACAGACTCCCATTTCAGCTTCTGGGAGATCACAATCTGTAAACTCTCCAACTATTGAGCAATTGCAGAGTCAAATGACACAAATGAATCAGATGATGATGCTCATGATGAATAAGCAGAATAACTCTTCTCCTGAGGATCATGTCAATACCATGGCAGGTATGGTATACAGTTTTCATACATATTCATTTCAACATTCCACACACCTATGGATTGTTGATACTGGAGCTTCAAGCCACATGTGTTCTAATAGAACTCTTTTGACAAATATTAGATTCATTTCACAGCCTTATCACATTGTTCTTCCAAACAAACACATAATCTCTGTCACTCAAATAGGAACAGTGTTTTTAGCTCCTTCAATCATACTTAAGGATGTATTATTTGTTCCTGATTTTCATTGCAATTTTCTATCTGTTTCCAAACTAACACAAGATCATGCTTGTGTTGTTTCTTTTCTGGAAAATCAATGTATTTTTCAGGACCAGAAGCATCAGAAACTACTAGCTACTAGTAATCAATTTCAAGGACTTTACTATTTCACTCATTCTCCTTCATCTTCTGCAGGCATTGCTGATCCTGTTGCTTCTCCAGTTCTCAGTCCTTCATTTTTTTCAAATGTAACTACTGTTTCTCCAATTTCTGTATCAAAATTTTGGCATATGAGGCTAGGTCACATACCTGATAATGTACTTAGTCATATTCCAATTTCTGTTCAATCTGAACCTTGTAGCAAAAAATGTCCTGTATGTCCTCTTTCTAAACAATATAAAATACCTTTTCCTAAGTTCAGTGCTTCTGTTTCTACGGAATCTTTTGCTTTAATTCACATGGATATATGGGGGCCATATCATATAGCTACAAATACAGGTTGCAAATACTTTCTTACTATAGTTGATGACTATACTAGAGCAACTTGGGTATTCTTAATGCCTAACAAGCAACAGATTCTTAGTATATTTCAGACATTTGTGAGTCATGTAGCTACTTAA
- the LOC141718674 gene encoding uncharacterized protein LOC141718674 — MIGYNCTIRPAIRPQMSFANAVTGNNGSSSNQTPPPPVEEEVSIESNLHPLYLQNIDHPGLVLISKKLTGTENFEPWKRSITIALSAKNKLGLVNGTYPKPEENSPLKSQWDRVNDMVISWILNTVSDEISNGMDFVTSTQEMWEELHGQFSSVNGHRVYQVLKDTHALEQGDKSVEIYYHKLKNL, encoded by the coding sequence ATGATAGGTTACAATTGTACAATTAGACCTGCAATTCGACCTCAGATGTCTTTTGCAAATGCTGTGACTGGTAATAATGGCAGCAGTAGTAATCAAACACCGCCACCACCAGTTGAAGAAGAAGTTTCAATAGAATCTAATCTACATCCTCTGTATTTGCAAAACATTGATCATCCAGGCCTAGTTCTTATTTCCAAGAAACTAACTGGGACAGAGAACTTTGAACCTTGGAAGAGATCTATTACTATTGCTTTATCTGCCAAGAACAAACTTGGATTAGTTAATGGTACATATCCTAAGCCTGAAGAAAACTCACCTCTTAAATCACAATGGGACAGAGTTAATGACATGGTGATTAGTTGGATTTTAAACACTGTATCAGATGAGATAAGCAATGGAATGGATTTTGTTACTTCAACTCAAGAAATGTGGGAAGAGCTTCATGGACAATTTTCCAGTGTGAATGGTCATAGAGTTTATCAAGTGTTGAAAGATACTCATGCCTTAGAACAGGGTGATAAATCTGTTGAGATATACTATCACAAATTGAAGAATTTATAG